In 'Nostoc azollae' 0708, the following are encoded in one genomic region:
- a CDS encoding sigma-70 family RNA polymerase sigma factor has protein sequence MSQAITVSWSTVDATYSEASVQVDKLSNHDLILRCQAALRPDKAAFAELLRRYQTQVDRVLYHLAPDWSDRADLAQEVWIRVYRNINRLQEPAKFRGWLSRIATNLFCDELRKRKRVVSPLSLDAPRSLEDGEMDWDIAGDSPGPEEELTTREFYEQLRDAIADLPEVFRTTIVLREIEGMAYEEIAEMTGVSLGTVKSRIARARSRLQAQLQTYLDT, from the coding sequence ATGAGTCAAGCGATTACGGTATCCTGGTCAACGGTTGATGCAACTTATTCGGAAGCATCGGTGCAAGTTGACAAACTCTCAAATCACGATCTAATTTTACGCTGTCAAGCAGCATTGCGGCCAGATAAAGCTGCCTTTGCAGAACTCTTGCGTCGCTATCAGACTCAGGTTGATCGGGTTTTATACCACCTAGCCCCTGATTGGTCTGACAGAGCCGATTTAGCTCAAGAAGTGTGGATTCGAGTCTATCGGAATATTAACCGATTACAAGAACCTGCTAAATTTCGGGGCTGGTTAAGCCGTATTGCCACTAACTTGTTTTGCGATGAATTGCGTAAACGCAAACGGGTGGTTAGTCCCCTATCACTAGATGCTCCTCGTTCCCTAGAAGATGGCGAAATGGATTGGGATATTGCTGGTGACAGTCCAGGTCCAGAAGAAGAACTGACAACCAGGGAATTTTACGAACAATTGCGAGATGCGATCGCGGATTTACCAGAAGTATTCCGTACTACAATCGTTCTCAGAGAAATTGAAGGCATGGCTTATGAAGAAATCGCCGAAATGACAGGCGTTTCATTAGGAACAGTCAAATCGAGAATAGCTAGAGCCAGATCCAGATTACAAGCACAGTTACAAACCTATCTAGATACCTAA
- a CDS encoding anti-sigma factor family protein gives MNTDSQFYNRSHSQLSSDVSNGMAQHTNELTAAMDMEKHDNQGHKEADRFELLSAYLDGEVTASERRQVEEWLATDDSVQCLYQRLLKLRQGVKSMPIPAYQNSPEVTFQQVWKRIRNLTQLSWLVGCVAVAACVIGSISGLIPGNTTKLEIVQQKIQPIAVKTQPVVPASPLMVALNNPVIEIPKTAIASPITPIDESTTLEKDTELDIN, from the coding sequence ATGAATACTGATTCTCAGTTCTACAACCGTTCCCACTCCCAACTCTCTAGTGATGTATCAAATGGAATGGCTCAACATACCAATGAATTAACGGCTGCTATGGATATGGAGAAACACGATAACCAAGGGCATAAAGAAGCCGATCGCTTCGAGTTATTGAGTGCTTATCTTGATGGTGAAGTGACAGCGTCTGAACGTAGGCAAGTGGAAGAATGGCTGGCAACGGATGACTCAGTTCAATGCTTGTATCAGCGACTACTAAAGTTAAGGCAAGGTGTAAAGTCCATGCCTATACCAGCATATCAAAACTCACCAGAAGTTACATTTCAACAGGTATGGAAACGTATACGCAACCTTACCCAGTTAAGCTGGTTAGTTGGTTGTGTAGCTGTAGCGGCTTGTGTAATCGGCTCAATATCTGGCTTAATTCCTGGTAATACAACCAAATTGGAAATAGTACAACAGAAAATACAACCAATAGCGGTAAAAACACAGCCAGTAGTCCCGGCTTCACCATTAATGGTAGCGTTGAACAACCCAGTCATTGAAATTCCCAAAACAGCAATAGCTTCTCCAATCACACCAATTGATGAGTCAACAACTCTGGAAAAAGACACGGAATTAGACATCAATTAA
- a CDS encoding ISAzo13-like element transposase-related protein: protein MVYLRLTVLGYGLKRVAKTKPIKQISETETILKEDNRINQQVDDKSTTLEISIDAKVGIKIGEFDRGGKTRAETLLRLASTLTFKGRNPVVTLVEIIYHTGVKLTQQAMADIEQLIHRLPTLKKWFVEIFCRTD, encoded by the coding sequence TTGGTTTATTTACGCCTTACTGTACTAGGTTATGGCTTAAAAAGGGTGGCTAAAACAAAACCAATCAAACAGATATCAGAAACAGAAACCATCTTGAAAGAAGATAATCGCATCAATCAACAAGTGGATGATAAATCAACAACATTGGAAATTTCTATAGATGCTAAGGTGGGAATCAAAATCGGAGAGTTCGATAGAGGTGGAAAAACCCGTGCCGAAACCTTACTACGATTAGCTTCTACCCTAACTTTCAAGGGCAGAAATCCTGTGGTTACTTTGGTTGAGATAATTTATCATACAGGAGTTAAACTTACACAACAAGCAATGGCGGACATCGAACAGCTGATTCACCGCTTACCAACCTTGAAAAAATGGTTTGTTGAAATCTTTTGCCGAACCGACTGA
- a CDS encoding transposase family protein yields MPTFEVLGLHFGIWKTEAKDTFHYWLEILGNVFPASLLKQVEKHDGDYAMATQNKRQETKSFPPRVFLLNRSLDL; encoded by the coding sequence ATGCCAACATTTGAGGTTTTAGGTTTGCATTTCGGTATATGGAAAACGGAAGCAAAGGACACATTTCATTACTGGCTAGAGATATTAGGAAATGTTTTCCCTGCTAGTCTCCTTAAACAGGTAGAAAAACATGATGGCGATTATGCTATGGCGACTCAGAACAAAAGGCAGGAAACAAAGAGTTTTCCACCAAGGGTATTTTTGTTGAACAGGTCATTAGACTTGTAA
- a CDS encoding IS630 family transposase — protein sequence MDNAIISGAFSEAWYHRLNFRRNNTLNSKKNEIKPWLKEQWCIPEVNPEYVFRMEDVLDLYNEPYDPKKPTLCLDECPYQLVEEVRLPLPPEPHQPEGYDCEYKRNGVVNLFGFFEPIAGWRHIEVTQSRTKADFAKELKDLVDVYYPQADVIPLLVDNLNIHTPSILCEVFSPQEACRIIQKLEFHYTPKHPCWLNQVEIKLSVLSRQCLEQRIPNVEILSSEIATWES from the coding sequence TTGGACAATGCAATTATTAGCGGAGCATTTAGTGAAGCTTGGTATCATAGATTGAATTTCAGACGAAACAATACGCTAAACTCTAAAAAAAATGAAATTAAACCGTGGTTAAAAGAACAGTGGTGTATTCCCGAAGTTAACCCAGAGTATGTGTTCAGAATGGAAGATGTTTTGGATTTGTACAATGAGCCATATGATCCGAAAAAACCTACACTCTGCCTAGATGAATGCCCATATCAATTAGTAGAAGAAGTAAGACTTCCTTTGCCACCAGAACCACATCAGCCTGAAGGTTATGATTGTGAGTATAAACGCAATGGTGTTGTAAATTTATTTGGCTTTTTTGAACCAATAGCCGGGTGGAGGCATATTGAAGTTACACAAAGTCGGACAAAAGCTGATTTTGCTAAAGAATTAAAAGATTTAGTAGATGTTTATTACCCCCAAGCTGATGTGATACCTTTACTTGTTGATAACCTAAACATTCATACTCCAAGTATTTTATGTGAAGTTTTCTCTCCACAAGAAGCATGCCGCATTATTCAGAAATTAGAGTTTCACTATACTCCTAAACACCCTTGTTGGTTGAATCAAGTAGAAATTAAATTATCAGTTTTATCTCGCCAATGCTTAGAACAACGTATTCCTAATGTAGAAATATTATCTTCTGAAATTGCTACTTGGGAGTCATAG
- a CDS encoding helix-turn-helix domain-containing protein, whose amino-acid sequence MERTRENFVIGGLEFALKDGENPPKPKKLDEEQEAFLIATACSNPPEGRVRWTMQLLAEHLVKLGIID is encoded by the coding sequence GTGGAAAGGACAAGAGAAAACTTTGTGATTGGTGGATTAGAGTTTGCTTTAAAGGATGGGGAAAATCCACCAAAACCCAAAAAATTAGATGAAGAACAAGAAGCATTTTTGATTGCGACTGCTTGTTCTAATCCGCCAGAAGGAAGAGTGCGTTGGACAATGCAATTATTAGCGGAGCATTTAGTGAAGCTTGGTATCATAGATTGA